In Marivivens aquimaris, one genomic interval encodes:
- a CDS encoding YjgN family protein, producing the protein MGWDIVKHSLRMVVMNLGAALRVTLAPIVIGLLLVYLIGLALGVDFGALFTDPAVLDTLSGDASAVDPASGLSDPQLQSVAMLVPISIILYLLMASWMAVSWHRYILVEDKLGIVPSFNFGTVTAYAGKSLLIGLIIMLAIGLLSVVLFPLLGFTFGLFLYAFIFGIGVSYLVFRLSICLPARAIGEKMGIRESWSKTAELSGAIFQAALFIALINTVIEAVRTAIGVYMPIVAEGLSMLGTWIMTLVGISILTTLYGMIVEGRQLPK; encoded by the coding sequence ATGGGCTGGGACATCGTCAAACACTCGCTTCGCATGGTCGTTATGAACCTCGGAGCCGCGCTGCGCGTCACCCTCGCGCCGATCGTGATTGGGTTGCTCCTCGTCTATCTGATTGGCCTGGCGCTCGGCGTCGATTTCGGTGCGCTGTTTACTGATCCCGCCGTTCTGGACACGCTTTCAGGTGACGCATCTGCTGTTGATCCGGCCAGCGGTCTTTCGGATCCGCAGTTGCAATCGGTTGCGATGCTCGTTCCCATTTCCATCATTCTTTACCTCTTGATGGCAAGCTGGATGGCCGTGTCGTGGCACCGCTACATCCTTGTCGAGGACAAGCTCGGCATCGTGCCCTCGTTCAACTTTGGCACTGTGACCGCCTATGCAGGAAAATCCCTTCTGATCGGCTTGATCATCATGCTGGCGATCGGACTGTTGAGCGTGGTGCTTTTCCCGCTGCTCGGGTTCACGTTTGGTTTGTTCCTCTACGCATTCATCTTCGGTATCGGTGTCAGCTACCTCGTGTTCCGGCTTTCGATCTGCCTTCCGGCCCGCGCCATCGGGGAAAAGATGGGTATCCGCGAAAGCTGGAGCAAAACGGCAGAACTGTCGGGCGCGATTTTCCAAGCGGCGCTTTTCATCGCGTTGATCAATACCGTCATCGAGGCGGTGCGCACAGCGATTGGTGTTTATATGCCCATCGTCGCAGAGGGTCTGTCGATGCTCGGCACGTGGATCATGACGCTTGTTGGCATCAGCATCCTGACCACGCTTTACGGCATGATCGTCGAAGGGCGTCAGTTGCCGAAGTAA
- a CDS encoding ribokinase — protein MAVWNLGSINSDIVYFVPHIVAPGETLPSTGRQVFLGGKGANMSVAIARAGGTARHIGAVGHGAGWTVERLTEYGVDTRAIRRIEADPAEAVIAVAADGENSIILHQGANVEIPMDLVANALSEAQVGDWVVTQNETNAQVEALELGKRMGLKIAYAAAPFSADAVAKVLPLLDFLILNEIEMQQLRDALGKEPEELGVQSVIVTMGGKGALLVEDGKRTQFDALPVTPVDTTGAGDTFTGYVLAGLDRGMPIGQAIGQATRAAALMVTRKGTADVIPDLAEVQEMRL, from the coding sequence ATGGCGGTATGGAATCTCGGGTCGATCAATAGCGACATCGTTTACTTTGTGCCGCACATCGTTGCTCCAGGTGAAACCCTGCCGTCCACGGGGCGGCAGGTGTTCCTTGGAGGGAAGGGCGCGAACATGTCCGTCGCCATCGCCCGCGCGGGCGGTACCGCTCGCCATATCGGCGCGGTGGGGCATGGCGCCGGCTGGACCGTTGAACGTCTGACCGAATACGGCGTCGACACCCGTGCGATCCGTCGCATCGAGGCTGATCCGGCAGAGGCAGTGATTGCCGTGGCTGCTGATGGTGAAAACTCGATCATCCTGCACCAAGGCGCGAACGTTGAAATCCCGATGGACCTCGTGGCGAACGCTCTTTCCGAGGCTCAGGTCGGTGACTGGGTCGTGACGCAGAACGAAACCAACGCGCAGGTGGAAGCGCTGGAGCTTGGCAAGCGCATGGGCCTCAAGATCGCCTACGCCGCTGCGCCGTTTAGCGCGGATGCCGTGGCAAAGGTTCTGCCGCTGCTCGACTTCCTCATCCTGAATGAGATCGAGATGCAGCAGCTCCGCGATGCGCTGGGCAAGGAACCCGAAGAGCTTGGCGTTCAGTCTGTTATCGTGACGATGGGCGGGAAGGGTGCGTTGCTGGTCGAGGATGGCAAGCGGACCCAGTTCGACGCGCTGCCTGTCACGCCGGTCGATACGACGGGGGCCGGTGACACGTTCACCGGTTACGTCCTCGCCGGACTGGATCGTGGAATGCCGATCGGTCAGGCGATCGGTCAGGCCACGCGCGCGGCGGCGTTGATGGTGACGCGGAAGGGTACCGCTGACGTGATTCCCGATCTGGCCGAAGTTCAGGAAATGCGGCTCTAA
- a CDS encoding NUDIX hydrolase — MIRRFGEAVRADQRYRRRPGAYVILERDRRFLLTFQEAPEPEFQLPGGGIDPGEHPVPALHREVYEETGYTMGAPRKLGVYKRYCYLPDYGYWAEKVCHIYTARPIQRLGPPLEKGHTAVWATLNEALVLLTNEGDNWFVANYFGN, encoded by the coding sequence GTGATCAGACGATTTGGCGAGGCCGTGAGGGCCGATCAACGCTACCGCAGGCGCCCCGGCGCGTATGTGATCCTTGAGCGGGATAGACGTTTTCTGCTGACGTTTCAGGAAGCGCCGGAGCCCGAATTCCAGCTGCCTGGCGGCGGGATCGATCCCGGCGAGCATCCAGTCCCTGCCCTTCACCGCGAGGTCTATGAGGAAACCGGCTACACAATGGGCGCGCCGCGCAAGCTGGGTGTCTACAAACGCTACTGCTACCTGCCCGACTACGGCTACTGGGCCGAGAAGGTCTGCCACATCTATACCGCGCGCCCGATCCAGCGGCTCGGTCCACCGCTGGAAAAGGGTCACACGGCGGTCTGGGCAACGCTCAACGAAGCGCTTGTTCTGCTGACCAACGAGGGCGATAACTGGTTTGTTGCCAATTACTTCGGCAACTGA
- a CDS encoding argininosuccinate synthase translates to MSAPKKVVLAYSGGLDTSIILKWLQTEYGCEVVTFTADLGQGEELEPARAKAELLGIKSENIYIEDVREEFVRDFVFPMFRANTLYEGLYLLGTSIARPLISKRLVEIAKETGADAVAHGATGKGNDQVRFELSAYALNPEIQVIAPWREWDLTSRTKLIEFAEAHQIPIAKDKRGEAPFSVDANLLHTSSEGKALEDPAAEAPEYVYQRTVSPEEAPNEPEFIEVTFEKGDAVAINGEAMSPATILTKLNELGGKHGIGRLDFVENRFVGMKSRGIYETPGGTVLLEAHRGIEQITLDAGAGHLKDSIMPRYAELIYNGFWFSPEREMLQALIDKSQENVTGTVRLKLYKGSATTVGRWSDYSLYSEKHVTFEEDAGAYDQKDAAGFIRLNALRLKLIATRNRRVADKG, encoded by the coding sequence ATGTCCGCGCCCAAGAAAGTCGTCCTCGCCTATTCTGGCGGTCTTGATACCTCGATCATCCTGAAGTGGCTGCAGACGGAGTACGGCTGCGAAGTCGTGACCTTCACCGCCGACCTCGGTCAGGGTGAAGAGCTGGAACCGGCCCGTGCCAAGGCAGAACTGCTCGGTATCAAGTCCGAAAACATCTACATCGAAGACGTCCGCGAAGAGTTCGTGCGTGACTTCGTCTTCCCGATGTTCCGCGCCAACACGCTTTACGAAGGTCTCTACCTTCTGGGCACCTCGATCGCCCGCCCGCTGATCTCCAAGCGCCTTGTCGAGATCGCGAAAGAAACCGGTGCGGACGCTGTGGCTCACGGCGCAACCGGCAAAGGCAACGACCAGGTTCGTTTCGAACTGTCCGCCTACGCGCTGAACCCTGAAATTCAGGTCATCGCGCCGTGGCGTGAGTGGGATCTGACCTCGCGCACCAAACTAATCGAATTCGCCGAAGCACACCAGATTCCGATCGCCAAGGACAAGCGCGGCGAGGCACCGTTCTCGGTCGACGCCAACCTGCTGCACACCTCGTCGGAAGGTAAAGCACTGGAAGATCCGGCTGCAGAAGCACCTGAATATGTCTACCAGCGCACCGTTTCGCCGGAAGAAGCACCGAACGAGCCCGAATTCATCGAAGTGACTTTCGAAAAGGGTGACGCGGTTGCCATCAACGGCGAAGCCATGTCCCCCGCGACCATCCTGACCAAGCTCAACGAGCTTGGCGGCAAGCACGGCATCGGTCGCCTCGACTTCGTTGAAAACCGCTTCGTCGGTATGAAGTCGCGCGGCATCTACGAAACTCCGGGCGGTACCGTTCTGCTCGAAGCTCACCGCGGTATCGAACAGATCACCCTCGACGCAGGCGCTGGCCACCTCAAGGACAGCATCATGCCGCGTTACGCAGAGCTGATCTACAACGGCTTCTGGTTCTCGCCCGAGCGTGAGATGCTGCAAGCCCTGATCGACAAGTCGCAGGAAAACGTCACGGGCACCGTTCGTCTGAAGCTCTACAAGGGTTCGGCAACTACCGTTGGCCGTTGGTCGGACTACTCGCTCTATTCCGAAAAGCACGTCACCTTCGAAGAAGACGCCGGTGCTTACGATCAGAAGGACGCCGCTGGCTTCATCCGCCTGAACGCGCTGCGCCTCAAACTGATCGCGACCCGTAACCGCCGCGTTGCCGACAAAGGCTGA
- a CDS encoding SCP2 sterol-binding domain-containing protein, protein MTFEDNVAIIRKGTERASLSDTLKFDCGDDGCIVLGPEGVATADAPADCTIRISTDNLSKLLHGKLNPMTGVMMGKLKVSGNPAVAMKLGQLISQSL, encoded by the coding sequence ATGACTTTTGAAGACAACGTTGCGATCATTCGCAAAGGCACCGAGCGCGCGTCGCTCAGCGATACGCTGAAGTTCGACTGCGGCGATGATGGTTGCATCGTGCTTGGGCCGGAGGGCGTTGCGACCGCTGACGCTCCAGCCGACTGCACTATTCGCATTTCTACGGATAATCTGTCGAAATTGCTTCACGGCAAGCTCAACCCCATGACCGGCGTCATGATGGGCAAACTGAAGGTGTCGGGCAATCCCGCAGTGGCGATGAAGCTTGGTCAGCTGATTTCGCAGTCTCTATGA
- a CDS encoding NUDIX hydrolase, whose translation MTPTLDPHEKLRAALTVQGGDSSDFDLNPNLKLPQQRQLRPAAVLVAFDEAGQLVLTKRSARLKHHPGQIAFPGGKVEAGETLIEAGLREANEEVGLNPDQVEILGLLPPHETVTAFLATPVLALIKGDFTPIPEAGEVEEVFRVPFEHIANPANYRIESRRWQGTRRSFYVVPYGPYYIWGATARMLRGLAERLCA comes from the coding sequence ATGACTCCGACGCTTGATCCGCATGAAAAATTGCGCGCTGCCCTGACTGTTCAGGGCGGCGACTCTTCGGATTTCGACCTGAATCCGAACCTGAAACTCCCCCAACAGCGCCAGCTCCGCCCCGCCGCCGTTCTGGTGGCGTTCGATGAGGCTGGCCAACTGGTGCTGACAAAGCGTTCTGCCCGTCTGAAGCATCACCCCGGACAGATCGCCTTTCCCGGCGGTAAGGTCGAAGCGGGCGAGACGTTGATCGAAGCCGGACTTCGCGAGGCCAACGAAGAAGTCGGCCTGAACCCTGATCAAGTTGAAATTCTTGGCCTTTTGCCGCCACATGAAACGGTGACGGCGTTCCTCGCCACTCCGGTGCTCGCATTGATCAAAGGTGATTTCACCCCAATCCCCGAAGCTGGCGAGGTCGAAGAAGTGTTTCGCGTACCCTTCGAACATATCGCAAATCCGGCGAACTACCGCATCGAAAGCCGCCGTTGGCAGGGCACCAGACGGTCGTTTTACGTTGTCCCGTATGGTCCGTATTATATCTGGGGCGCCACAGCGCGCATGCTCAGAGGACTGGCGGAACGGCTATGCGCATAA
- the hslO gene encoding Hsp33 family molecular chaperone HslO, which produces MTLGSQIAWDDTVLPFQLDRSDVRGRVARLDGVLDQILSQHDYPAQIEALVAEMALLTALIGQTMKLRWKLSLQVRGDGGARIIATDYYAPQKEGELARIRAYASFDKEKLDPNAPAFDQIGRGYFAILIDQGQGTTPYQGITPISGGSLTSCAETYFAQSEQLPTRFELSFGKSQMRGGVESWRAGGVMLQHMPKASPFVASEGGSGEEGLLTANDILDEDEGDNWNRANVLLDSVDDLELIGPTVQPTELLVRLFHEEQPRVYDPQTVKFGCSCSSDRVRESLSIYSAKDIAHMTTDEGIVTADCQFCGAHYEFDPKTLGFEATEKPDDSDA; this is translated from the coding sequence ATGACCCTCGGCAGTCAAATCGCCTGGGACGATACCGTCCTTCCGTTTCAACTCGATCGCTCGGACGTTCGCGGCCGCGTCGCGCGTCTTGACGGAGTGCTCGACCAAATTCTGAGCCAGCACGATTACCCTGCGCAGATCGAGGCTCTGGTGGCCGAGATGGCGCTGCTGACCGCGCTGATCGGTCAGACCATGAAACTGCGCTGGAAGCTGTCGCTTCAGGTGCGCGGTGATGGTGGTGCTCGCATTATCGCGACCGATTACTACGCTCCCCAAAAAGAGGGCGAGCTGGCCCGCATCCGCGCCTATGCGTCGTTCGACAAAGAAAAGCTGGACCCGAACGCACCTGCGTTTGACCAGATCGGACGCGGCTACTTTGCCATTCTGATCGACCAAGGTCAGGGCACGACCCCGTATCAGGGCATTACCCCGATCTCGGGTGGCTCGCTGACCTCGTGCGCAGAGACGTACTTTGCCCAGTCCGAACAGCTGCCGACCCGTTTCGAGTTGTCGTTTGGCAAGTCGCAGATGCGTGGCGGTGTCGAAAGCTGGCGCGCTGGGGGTGTTATGCTGCAGCACATGCCCAAAGCGTCCCCGTTTGTCGCGTCCGAAGGTGGCAGCGGCGAAGAGGGCCTGCTGACCGCGAACGACATCCTCGACGAGGATGAAGGCGACAACTGGAACCGTGCGAATGTGCTGCTGGACTCGGTCGATGACCTCGAACTGATCGGGCCGACCGTTCAGCCGACCGAACTGCTCGTCCGTCTGTTCCACGAAGAACAGCCGCGCGTGTACGATCCGCAAACGGTGAAATTCGGGTGCTCGTGCTCGTCCGATCGCGTTCGCGAAAGCCTGTCGATCTACTCGGCAAAGGACATCGCGCACATGACCACCGACGAAGGCATCGTGACCGCCGATTGCCAGTTCTGCGGCGCTCATTACGAGTTCGACCCGAAAACGCTCGGCTTCGAAGCCACGGAAAAGCCGGATGACTCCGACGCTTGA
- the mutS gene encoding DNA mismatch repair protein MutS: protein MSNVTPMMAQYLEIKEAHPGALLFYRMGDFYEMFFDDAVAASEALDIALTKRGKLNDQDIPMCGVPVHAAEGYLLTLIRKGFRVGVCEQLEDPAEAKKRGYKAVVKRDVVRLVTPGTLTEDSLLDARRHNFLAAFAEVRDESALAWVDISTGAFNVMTCGTNRLSPELARLTPREVLLADGSAMEKVVREAGASVTDLGRSAFDSTLGEKRLCSLYDVASLDAFGTFTRAQISAMAAIVEYLEITQKGNLPLLRTPVVEGEAANMQIDAATRRSLELTHGTTGGRAGSLLATIDRTLTAAGARLLERRLSSPSRHLETIMVRQDAITFLTEDSKLRGTLRDCFRSVHDVDRALSRLALDRGGPRDIAAVRNTLTQAEQVAAYLNDDMPALLAQSAADLTGHDELLDLLDQALVAEPPMLARDGGFIAPGYDAELDEARELRDEGRGVIARMQQQYAELSGVNSLKIKHNNVLGYFIETPATHAEKMMAPPLNETFIHRQTTANQVRFTTVELSDIETRILNAGGRALEIEKRLFSSLRNEIIGQAGRLSAMARALAELDVCCGLADLARAENWVRPVIDSSRAFELKGGRHPVVEQALKKDGEAFVANDCELTDTNIWLLTGPNMAGKSTFLRQNALIAVLAQMGAWVPAQSAHIGLVSQIFSRVGASDDLARGRSTFMVEMVETAAILNQADDRALVILDEIGRGTATYDGLSIAWATLEHLHDVNRCRALFATHYHEMCQLADKLDGVANATVAVREWEGDVIFLHEVRKGTADRSYGVQVARLAGLPPAVVERAKVVLEALEKGDREGGSKQKAIIDDLPLFAAVAAPPTPQTKIEPSKVDAKLKDIFPDDLSPREALALLYELKELAQ from the coding sequence ATGAGCAACGTGACGCCAATGATGGCGCAATACCTCGAAATCAAGGAAGCCCACCCCGGCGCGCTGTTGTTCTATCGCATGGGCGATTTCTACGAGATGTTCTTTGACGATGCGGTTGCGGCGTCAGAGGCGCTCGATATCGCGCTGACAAAACGCGGCAAACTGAACGACCAGGACATCCCCATGTGCGGCGTCCCCGTTCACGCCGCCGAAGGGTATCTGCTCACTCTGATCCGTAAGGGTTTCCGTGTTGGTGTCTGCGAACAGCTCGAAGATCCTGCAGAAGCGAAGAAGCGCGGCTACAAGGCCGTGGTCAAGCGCGACGTCGTGCGTCTGGTCACACCCGGCACGCTGACCGAGGACTCGCTGCTTGACGCCCGCCGTCACAACTTCCTTGCTGCATTTGCCGAGGTCCGCGACGAGAGTGCGCTGGCTTGGGTCGATATCTCGACCGGCGCCTTCAACGTGATGACCTGCGGCACCAACCGTCTGTCCCCCGAACTGGCCCGCCTGACCCCGCGCGAAGTTCTGCTCGCCGATGGATCGGCGATGGAGAAGGTCGTTCGCGAAGCTGGCGCCTCTGTCACCGACCTCGGGCGGAGTGCATTTGACAGCACATTGGGCGAAAAGCGCCTGTGTAGTCTCTATGATGTCGCCTCACTGGATGCGTTCGGCACCTTCACCCGCGCCCAGATTTCCGCGATGGCCGCAATCGTTGAATATCTGGAGATTACGCAGAAGGGCAATCTGCCCCTGCTCCGCACACCGGTTGTCGAAGGCGAAGCCGCCAATATGCAGATCGACGCCGCCACGCGTCGCTCGCTGGAGCTGACGCACGGCACCACTGGCGGTCGCGCTGGATCACTGCTGGCAACAATCGACCGGACGCTCACGGCTGCAGGTGCGCGTTTGTTGGAACGCCGGCTGTCGTCGCCCTCCCGCCACCTCGAAACGATCATGGTGCGGCAGGACGCTATCACCTTCCTGACCGAAGACAGCAAACTACGCGGCACCCTTCGCGATTGTTTCCGCAGTGTTCACGACGTCGACCGCGCCCTGTCCCGCCTCGCACTGGATCGCGGTGGTCCGCGCGATATCGCAGCGGTTCGCAATACCCTGACCCAAGCCGAGCAGGTTGCGGCCTACCTGAACGACGACATGCCCGCGCTGCTCGCCCAATCCGCAGCAGATCTGACCGGCCATGACGAGTTGCTGGACCTTCTGGACCAAGCGCTTGTCGCCGAACCGCCTATGCTCGCCCGCGACGGCGGCTTCATCGCACCCGGTTATGATGCCGAGCTCGACGAAGCGCGCGAGCTCCGCGACGAAGGCCGTGGCGTGATCGCTCGGATGCAGCAGCAGTACGCTGAGCTCTCCGGCGTCAATTCACTGAAGATCAAGCACAACAACGTCCTCGGCTACTTCATCGAAACCCCCGCCACCCACGCGGAAAAGATGATGGCTCCGCCTCTGAACGAGACCTTCATCCACCGTCAGACGACCGCCAATCAGGTGCGTTTCACGACCGTCGAGCTTAGCGACATCGAAACCCGTATCCTGAATGCCGGTGGGCGTGCGCTGGAGATCGAAAAGCGGCTTTTTTCCAGCCTAAGAAACGAAATCATCGGCCAAGCCGGTCGTCTCTCTGCCATGGCCCGCGCACTAGCCGAGCTCGACGTTTGCTGCGGCCTCGCCGACCTTGCCCGCGCTGAAAACTGGGTCCGCCCCGTGATCGACAGCTCACGCGCATTCGAGCTCAAAGGCGGCCGTCACCCCGTCGTGGAACAGGCGCTAAAAAAGGACGGCGAAGCGTTCGTTGCCAACGATTGTGAGCTGACCGACACAAACATTTGGCTACTCACTGGTCCGAACATGGCCGGTAAGTCGACCTTCCTTCGTCAGAACGCGCTAATCGCTGTCCTCGCTCAGATGGGCGCTTGGGTTCCAGCCCAGTCCGCCCACATCGGCCTCGTCAGCCAGATCTTCAGCCGCGTCGGCGCCTCCGACGACCTTGCCCGTGGCCGCTCGACGTTCATGGTCGAAATGGTGGAAACCGCCGCGATCTTGAATCAAGCCGACGACCGCGCTCTGGTGATCCTCGATGAAATCGGTCGCGGGACAGCCACCTATGACGGCCTCTCAATCGCGTGGGCCACTCTCGAGCACCTGCACGACGTGAACCGCTGCCGCGCGCTTTTCGCAACGCATTATCACGAAATGTGCCAGCTCGCGGACAAGCTCGACGGCGTCGCCAATGCCACCGTGGCCGTCCGCGAATGGGAAGGCGACGTTATCTTCCTGCACGAAGTTCGCAAAGGCACCGCCGACCGCAGCTACGGTGTGCAAGTCGCCCGCCTTGCAGGGCTGCCGCCTGCCGTGGTCGAACGCGCGAAGGTCGTCCTTGAAGCGTTGGAAAAAGGCGACCGCGAGGGCGGCAGTAAACAGAAGGCGATTATCGACGACCTGCCACTCTTTGCCGCTGTCGCCGCGCCGCCCACTCCGCAAACCAAGATCGAACCGTCAAAGGTCGATGCCAAACTCAAGGACATCTTCCCCGACGACCTGAGCCCGCGTGAAGCGCTTGCCCTGCTCTACGAACTGAAAGAGCTGGCGCAATAA
- a CDS encoding nucleotide exchange factor GrpE encodes MSEEPKSLDELAAEGDEFEQEANEANAETIAALTAERDEFKDRFMRAVADAENARKRGERDRREAEQYGGSKLARDLLPVYDNMQRAIEAISEDQREAQAALIEGIELTMRALINVFEKHGISRIAPEVGERFDPQQHEAMFEAPVPGTKAGEIIQVSGHGFFLHDRLLRPAQVGVSSMPAS; translated from the coding sequence ATGAGCGAAGAACCGAAAAGCCTCGATGAACTGGCAGCAGAAGGCGACGAATTCGAGCAGGAAGCCAATGAAGCGAATGCCGAAACGATCGCTGCCCTGACCGCAGAGCGTGACGAATTCAAGGACCGCTTTATGCGTGCCGTTGCGGATGCCGAGAACGCCCGCAAGCGTGGTGAACGTGACCGCCGTGAAGCAGAACAGTACGGCGGCTCCAAGCTCGCCCGCGATCTGCTGCCGGTCTACGACAACATGCAGCGCGCGATCGAAGCGATTTCTGAAGACCAGCGTGAGGCGCAGGCTGCGCTGATCGAAGGTATCGAACTGACCATGCGTGCTCTGATCAACGTGTTCGAAAAGCACGGCATCAGCCGCATCGCGCCGGAAGTCGGTGAACGTTTCGACCCGCAGCAGCACGAAGCGATGTTCGAAGCTCCAGTTCCGGGTACAAAGGCAGGCGAGATCATTCAGGTTTCGGGCCACGGCTTCTTCCTGCACGACCGCCTACTGCGTCCGGCACAGGTTGGCGTGTCGTCGATGCCTGCTTCCTGA
- a CDS encoding NADP-dependent malic enzyme: protein MTKARVTREDALTFHMEPAPGKWEVSATVPMMTQRDLSLAYSPGVAIPCEEIHADPETAYDYTNKGNLVAVISNGTAVLGLGNLGALASKPVMEGKSVLFKRFADVNSIDLELDTEDPDEFCRAVRLMGPSFGGINLEDIKAPECFIIEQRLKEEMDIPVFHDDQHGTAVICAAGLINALHLSSKKIEDCKIVLNGAGAAGIACLELVKAMGAKQDNCIMCDTKGVIYQGRTEGMNQWKSAHAAVTDARSLADAMKDADVFLGVSAKGAVTQEMVATMAPNPVIFAMANPDPEITPEEAHQVREDAIVATGRSDYPNQVNNVLGFPYLFRGALDIHARAINDEMKIACANALAELAREDVPDEVALAYGRKLSFGRDYIIPTPFDPRLIHRIPPAVARAGMDTGVARRPIVDMEGYELSLKSRMDPTANILRNINARARAAQATIVFAEGDDPRVLRAAVQYQRNGLGKALVIGREKEVEDLLIAEGMADAVSEIEVVNARNTEHLNTYKDFLYKRLQRKGYDRQDIHRLAARDRHVFGALMVAHGHGDCLVTGATRKSAHVLELINHVFDAQPKTGAVGISAVLNKGRIVLIADTLVHEWPDELDLADIAERGAEVARDLGLEPRVAFVSFSTFGYPVSERAEKMHIAPKILDARGVDFEYEGEMTVDVALNPKSAEHYPFSRLTGPANVLVVPARHSASISVKLMQEMAGATVIGPILSGVDKPIQICSTVSTVNDILNMAVMAACKVK, encoded by the coding sequence ATGACCAAGGCACGTGTCACGCGAGAAGATGCGCTGACGTTTCACATGGAACCGGCCCCGGGCAAGTGGGAGGTCTCGGCCACCGTGCCTATGATGACGCAGCGCGATCTGTCGCTTGCGTATTCCCCCGGTGTTGCGATCCCGTGCGAAGAAATCCACGCCGATCCTGAAACCGCCTACGACTACACGAACAAGGGCAATCTTGTTGCGGTGATTTCGAACGGTACGGCTGTTCTCGGCCTTGGTAACCTTGGCGCGCTGGCTTCGAAGCCGGTGATGGAGGGCAAATCGGTGCTCTTCAAGCGGTTCGCCGATGTGAACTCCATCGACCTTGAGCTCGACACCGAAGATCCGGACGAATTCTGCCGTGCCGTGCGCCTGATGGGACCGTCGTTCGGTGGTATTAACCTCGAGGACATCAAAGCGCCCGAGTGTTTCATCATCGAGCAGCGCCTCAAGGAAGAAATGGACATTCCCGTCTTCCACGACGACCAGCACGGCACCGCCGTGATCTGCGCTGCCGGTCTGATCAACGCGCTGCATCTGTCGAGCAAGAAGATCGAAGACTGCAAAATCGTCCTCAACGGCGCTGGCGCTGCCGGTATCGCGTGCCTCGAACTGGTTAAGGCCATGGGTGCGAAGCAGGATAACTGCATCATGTGCGATACCAAGGGCGTGATCTATCAGGGCCGTACCGAAGGTATGAACCAGTGGAAGTCTGCCCACGCCGCTGTCACCGATGCCCGCAGCCTCGCTGATGCGATGAAGGATGCTGACGTGTTCCTCGGCGTTTCGGCCAAAGGTGCCGTGACGCAGGAGATGGTTGCCACGATGGCGCCGAACCCCGTTATCTTCGCAATGGCGAACCCCGATCCGGAGATCACTCCGGAAGAAGCGCATCAGGTCCGCGAAGACGCCATCGTCGCTACCGGTCGTTCGGACTACCCGAACCAGGTGAACAACGTGCTCGGTTTCCCGTACCTTTTCCGCGGTGCGCTCGACATCCATGCCCGTGCGATCAATGACGAGATGAAGATCGCTTGTGCGAATGCTCTGGCCGAACTCGCCCGCGAGGACGTACCGGATGAAGTGGCGCTGGCCTATGGTCGCAAGCTGTCATTTGGCCGTGACTACATTATCCCGACCCCGTTCGACCCGCGTCTGATCCACCGCATTCCGCCCGCCGTGGCGCGTGCTGGTATGGACACCGGCGTTGCGCGTCGTCCGATCGTGGATATGGAAGGATACGAGCTGTCGCTGAAGTCCCGTATGGACCCGACCGCGAACATCCTGCGCAACATCAACGCCCGCGCCCGTGCGGCCCAAGCAACCATCGTGTTCGCGGAGGGCGACGATCCCCGCGTGCTGCGCGCTGCGGTACAGTACCAGCGCAACGGCCTTGGCAAAGCGCTCGTCATTGGCCGCGAGAAGGAAGTCGAGGACCTGCTCATCGCCGAAGGGATGGCCGACGCTGTTTCGGAAATCGAAGTGGTCAACGCGCGTAACACCGAGCATCTAAATACCTACAAAGACTTCCTCTACAAGCGGCTCCAGCGCAAAGGCTACGACCGTCAGGACATCCACCGCCTCGCGGCGCGTGATCGTCACGTCTTCGGAGCGCTGATGGTGGCGCATGGTCACGGCGACTGTCTGGTCACTGGCGCGACGCGCAAATCGGCCCACGTTCTTGAATTGATCAACCACGTGTTCGATGCGCAGCCGAAAACCGGCGCGGTCGGCATCTCTGCAGTGCTGAACAAGGGCCGCATCGTCCTGATCGCGGATACGCTTGTTCACGAATGGCCGGACGAGTTGGACCTTGCGGACATCGCAGAGCGCGGCGCTGAAGTTGCGCGTGACCTCGGCCTCGAGCCGCGCGTCGCTTTTGTTTCGTTCTCGACCTTCGGCTATCCTGTGTCTGAACGCGCGGAGAAGATGCACATTGCGCCGAAAATCCTCGACGCGCGGGGTGTGGATTTCGAATACGAAGGCGAAATGACCGTAGACGTCGCGCTGAACCCCAAATCGGCAGAGCATTACCCGTTCAGCCGTCTCACAGGGCCCGCCAATGTGCTTGTCGTTCCGGCCCGTCACTCGGCCTCGATCTCGGTAAAGCTCATGCAGGAGATGGCTGGCGCAACCGTGATCGGTCCGATTTTGTCTGGTGTGGACAAGCCGATTCAGATCTGTTCGACGGTATCGACTGTCAACGACATCCTGAACATGGCAGTAATGGCGGCCTGCAAGGTCAAATAA